One Miscanthus floridulus cultivar M001 chromosome 11, ASM1932011v1, whole genome shotgun sequence DNA window includes the following coding sequences:
- the LOC136494814 gene encoding serine/threonine-protein kinase PBS1-like isoform X1, translated as MGCFPCFGSMRDEELKYYGAKGPGGGNGGVGRASSSSSAAAGGGGGRAEEAVVAPPRVKRDHAGADKARAKGNAGSKKELSVLRDASGNVISAQTFTFRQLAAATKNFRDECFIGEGGFGRVYKGRLDMGQVVAIKQLNRDGNQGNKEFLVEVLMLSLLHHQNLVNLVGYCADGDQRLLVYEYMPLGSLEDHLHDLPPDKEPLDWNTRMKIAAGAAKGLEYLHDKAQPPVIYRDFKSSNILLGEGFHPKLSDFGLAKLGPVGDKSHVSTRVMGTYGYCAPEYAMTGQLTVKSDVYSFGVVLLELITGRKAIDSTRPASEQNLVSWARPLFNDRRKLPKMADPDLEGRFPTRGLYQALAVASMCIQSEAASRPLIADVVTALSYLANQIYDPSLAHTSKKAGGSDQRNRVGDSGRALSKNDDAGSSGHRSPSKDRADSPREQLPGAANRGQDRERMVAEAKMWGENWREKQRAAQGSLDSPTGGG; from the exons ATGGGCTGCTTCCCGTGCTTCGGCTCCATGCGCGACGAGGAGCTCAAGTACTACGGCGCCAAGGGCCCCGGCGGAGGCAATGGCGGCGTCGGGCgggcgtcctcgtcctcgtccgctgccgctggcggtggaggcggccggGCGGAGGAGGCCGTGGTGGCGCCGCCGCGCGTCAAGAGGGACCACGCAG GGGCTGACAAGGCTCGGGCCAAAGGCAATGCTGGCTCGAAGAAGGAGCTTTCAGTTCTCAGGGACGCCAGTGGCAATGTCATCTCTGCTCAGACCTTCACCTTCCGCCAGCTTGCAGCCGCAACAAAGAACTTCAGGGATGAATGCTTCATTGGGGAGGGAGGGTTTGGGCGTGTTTACAAGGGCCGCCTTGACATGGGCCAG GTTGTTGCTATCAAACAGCTGAATAGGGATGGTAATCAAGGAAACAAAGAGTTTCTAGTGGAAGTTCTTATGCTTAGTTTGCTGCATCATCAAAACCTTGTCAATTTGGTTGGTTATTGTGCTGATGGAGATCAACGCCTTCTCGTGTATGAGTACATGCCACTTGGATCATTGGAGGACCATTTGCATG ATCTCCCTCCTGACAAGGAGCCCTTGGATTGGAACACTAGGATGAAAATTGCTGCAGGTGCTGCTAAAGGGCTGGAGTACCTGCATGACAAGGCACAGCCACCAGTTATTTACAGGGATTTCAAGTCATCAAATATTCTATTGGGTGAGGGCTTCCATCCAAAGCTATCAGACTTCGGTCTTGCTAAGTTGGGTCCTGTTGGTGACAAGTCTCATGTCTCAACGCGTGTTATGGGAACATATGGCTATTGTGCTCCAGAATATGCTATGACAGGACAACTTACAGTTAAGTCAGATGTTTACAGCTTTGGAGTTGTCTTGCTTGAGTTGATTACTGGCCGGAAGGCCATTGACAGCACCAGACCAGCGTCAGAGCAAAACCTTGTGTCATGG GCGCGGCCCCTTTTCAATGACAGGCGGAAGCTCCCAAAGATGGCTGACCCGGACCTGGAGGGGCGATTCCCTACACGGGGGCTTTACCAGGCGCTTGCGGTGGCATCAATGTGCATCCAGTCAGAGGCTGCATCCCGCCCACTCATCGCCGACGTTGTGACCGCTCTGTCATACCTTGCAAACCAGATTTATGATCCTAGCTTGGCGCACACATCCAAGAAAGCAGGTGGCAGCGACCAGCGGAACCGGGTTGGTGACAGTGGAAGGGCGCTTTCCAAGAATGACGATGCAGGCAGCTCTGGCCACAGGTCGCCGAGCAAGGACCGGGCCGACTCCCCCAGAGAGCAGCTCCCAGGGGCCGCAAACAGGGGCCAGGACAGGGAGCGAATGGTGGCCGAGGCAAAGATGTGGGGCGAGAACTGGCGGGAGAAGCAGCGAGCTGCTCAGGGGAGCCTGGATTCTCCGACCGGAGGTGGGTAG
- the LOC136494814 gene encoding serine/threonine-protein kinase PBS1-like isoform X2, with protein MGQVVAIKQLNRDGNQGNKEFLVEVLMLSLLHHQNLVNLVGYCADGDQRLLVYEYMPLGSLEDHLHDLPPDKEPLDWNTRMKIAAGAAKGLEYLHDKAQPPVIYRDFKSSNILLGEGFHPKLSDFGLAKLGPVGDKSHVSTRVMGTYGYCAPEYAMTGQLTVKSDVYSFGVVLLELITGRKAIDSTRPASEQNLVSWARPLFNDRRKLPKMADPDLEGRFPTRGLYQALAVASMCIQSEAASRPLIADVVTALSYLANQIYDPSLAHTSKKAGGSDQRNRVGDSGRALSKNDDAGSSGHRSPSKDRADSPREQLPGAANRGQDRERMVAEAKMWGENWREKQRAAQGSLDSPTGGG; from the exons ATGGGCCAG GTTGTTGCTATCAAACAGCTGAATAGGGATGGTAATCAAGGAAACAAAGAGTTTCTAGTGGAAGTTCTTATGCTTAGTTTGCTGCATCATCAAAACCTTGTCAATTTGGTTGGTTATTGTGCTGATGGAGATCAACGCCTTCTCGTGTATGAGTACATGCCACTTGGATCATTGGAGGACCATTTGCATG ATCTCCCTCCTGACAAGGAGCCCTTGGATTGGAACACTAGGATGAAAATTGCTGCAGGTGCTGCTAAAGGGCTGGAGTACCTGCATGACAAGGCACAGCCACCAGTTATTTACAGGGATTTCAAGTCATCAAATATTCTATTGGGTGAGGGCTTCCATCCAAAGCTATCAGACTTCGGTCTTGCTAAGTTGGGTCCTGTTGGTGACAAGTCTCATGTCTCAACGCGTGTTATGGGAACATATGGCTATTGTGCTCCAGAATATGCTATGACAGGACAACTTACAGTTAAGTCAGATGTTTACAGCTTTGGAGTTGTCTTGCTTGAGTTGATTACTGGCCGGAAGGCCATTGACAGCACCAGACCAGCGTCAGAGCAAAACCTTGTGTCATGG GCGCGGCCCCTTTTCAATGACAGGCGGAAGCTCCCAAAGATGGCTGACCCGGACCTGGAGGGGCGATTCCCTACACGGGGGCTTTACCAGGCGCTTGCGGTGGCATCAATGTGCATCCAGTCAGAGGCTGCATCCCGCCCACTCATCGCCGACGTTGTGACCGCTCTGTCATACCTTGCAAACCAGATTTATGATCCTAGCTTGGCGCACACATCCAAGAAAGCAGGTGGCAGCGACCAGCGGAACCGGGTTGGTGACAGTGGAAGGGCGCTTTCCAAGAATGACGATGCAGGCAGCTCTGGCCACAGGTCGCCGAGCAAGGACCGGGCCGACTCCCCCAGAGAGCAGCTCCCAGGGGCCGCAAACAGGGGCCAGGACAGGGAGCGAATGGTGGCCGAGGCAAAGATGTGGGGCGAGAACTGGCGGGAGAAGCAGCGAGCTGCTCAGGGGAGCCTGGATTCTCCGACCGGAGGTGGGTAG